One Dietzia sp. JS16-p6b genomic window carries:
- a CDS encoding MBL fold metallo-hydrolase codes for MRIHQMNCGTFAGRVPTRVLLVEARGGLVLVDTGVGLRDVADPAARLGPMRHAMRPRLDAAETARRRIENMGMDPREVRHIVLTHMDFDHIGGLADFPGAKVHVASEALTWAVRTPRWIERRRYRRAQWAHGPDFVEYTYGTDRWEGFRVHPLDHVLEGMILVDLPGHTVGHAGVLVPGDPGDPGELDVLHAGDAFYLRGQIDPSVGYPRAIAVAERTLSLVPSAVELTHARLAALAGRRGTDLRVVCAHDPAGPGGVPG; via the coding sequence ATGCGGATCCACCAGATGAACTGCGGGACGTTCGCCGGACGGGTGCCGACCCGCGTGCTGCTGGTGGAGGCCCGGGGGGGTCTGGTGCTGGTGGACACCGGTGTCGGGCTCCGCGACGTCGCGGACCCCGCCGCCCGGCTGGGCCCGATGAGGCACGCGATGCGCCCGCGGCTGGACGCGGCCGAAACAGCGCGTCGCCGCATCGAGAACATGGGAATGGACCCCCGCGAGGTGCGCCACATCGTGCTCACCCACATGGACTTCGACCACATCGGCGGTCTCGCCGACTTCCCGGGGGCGAAGGTGCACGTGGCCTCCGAGGCCCTGACGTGGGCGGTGCGCACCCCACGCTGGATCGAGCGGCGTCGGTACCGGCGTGCCCAGTGGGCGCACGGGCCGGACTTCGTCGAGTACACCTACGGGACCGACCGGTGGGAGGGCTTCCGGGTGCATCCCCTGGATCACGTCCTCGAGGGGATGATCCTCGTGGATCTGCCGGGTCACACCGTCGGGCATGCCGGGGTCCTTGTCCCGGGGGATCCCGGGGACCCGGGCGAGCTCGACGTCCTGCACGCCGGGGATGCGTTCTACCTCAGGGGGCAGATCGATCCCTCGGTCGGATACCCCAGGGCGATCGCGGTCGCGGAACGCACCCTGTCGCTGGTCCCCTCGGCCGTGGAGCTGACCCACGCGCGCCTCGCGGCGCTGGCCGGGCGTCGCGGCACGGATCTGCGGGTGGTGTGCGCCCACGACCCGGCGGGGCCGGGAGGCGTGCCGGGGTGA
- a CDS encoding CaiB/BaiF CoA-transferase family protein, protein MTVRDEAAAAPHGGPLAGLRVVEMEAIGPLLHAGLMLADLGAEVIRVVRPVPVGADDGNDDANAGMLRGRTELAVDLTEPDGLRRVRDLVGRADVLMEGSRPGTMEKLGLGPDVWQQENPGLIYGRMSGWGQEGPLARVAGHDINYLALSGALGQLGPASGPPTPPLNLVGNFGGGSMFLLVGILAALHERQRTGRGQVVDAAMVDGAGSLTGLVRSWQHSGRWSSRRGTNLLDGSAPFYRAYECADGGFVAVGALEDVFYDRVVRGLGLDHADLPNRWDTTNWDALTALFGRSFASRDRDAWAEVFDELDACVTPVLTLREATLHDHAVRRESFVDAGGYPMPAAAPRMSTSRGAAPPRARSDMDAVLSRWRNSPR, encoded by the coding sequence GTGACCGTGCGGGACGAGGCCGCCGCGGCGCCGCACGGCGGACCCCTGGCAGGACTCCGGGTGGTGGAGATGGAGGCCATCGGGCCGCTCCTGCACGCGGGTCTCATGCTGGCGGACCTCGGCGCCGAGGTGATCCGGGTGGTGCGACCCGTCCCCGTGGGGGCCGACGACGGCAACGACGACGCGAACGCGGGAATGCTCCGGGGCAGGACCGAGCTCGCGGTCGACCTGACCGAACCGGACGGGCTGCGCCGGGTGCGCGACCTGGTGGGCCGCGCCGACGTCCTGATGGAGGGGTCCCGCCCGGGAACGATGGAGAAACTCGGTCTCGGCCCCGACGTGTGGCAGCAGGAGAACCCGGGGTTGATCTACGGCCGCATGAGCGGCTGGGGACAGGAGGGACCGCTGGCCCGCGTGGCCGGACACGACATCAACTACCTCGCACTGTCAGGCGCCCTGGGGCAACTCGGCCCGGCCTCCGGGCCGCCCACACCACCGCTGAACCTCGTCGGCAACTTCGGCGGAGGGTCGATGTTCCTGCTGGTGGGGATCCTCGCCGCCCTCCACGAGCGGCAGCGGACGGGCCGGGGCCAGGTCGTGGACGCGGCGATGGTCGACGGCGCCGGTTCCCTGACGGGTCTGGTCCGATCGTGGCAACACTCCGGGCGATGGTCGTCCCGCCGGGGCACCAATCTCCTCGACGGCTCGGCACCGTTCTACCGGGCCTACGAGTGCGCCGACGGCGGGTTCGTCGCGGTGGGAGCGCTCGAGGACGTGTTCTATGACCGCGTCGTGCGCGGTCTCGGGCTGGATCACGCCGACCTGCCGAATCGCTGGGACACCACCAACTGGGACGCGCTGACCGCGCTCTTCGGTCGGTCGTTCGCCTCGCGTGACCGCGACGCCTGGGCCGAGGTCTTCGACGAGCTCGACGCGTGCGTCACACCGGTGCTCACACTCCGGGAGGCCACGCTCCACGACCACGCGGTCCGGCGGGAGTCCTTCGTCGACGCGGGGGGCTACCCGATGCCCGCCGCGGCCCCTCGGATGAGCACCTCCCGCGGAGCGGCACCGCCTCGAGCGCGGTCGGACATGGACGCGGTTCTGTCGCGGTGGAGGAATTCGCCCCGGTGA
- a CDS encoding FAD-binding dehydrogenase has product MTNFSSRPGRTAGEARPVRPVYPSYAPPSASTAANAGPLPAPEPGFEPDIIVVGHGLAGLVATYEASRAGKKILVVDQENEKNLGGQAYWSLGGLFLVDTPEQRRIGIHDSLDLAWRDWLGSAAFDRPEDHWPRRWARAYVEFAAGEKRTYLNALGLKIIPTVGWAERGGGDVGGHGNSVPRFHVTWGTGPEVVRIFEEPVRAAAAEGLVRFAVRHRVDEIVVEDGRAVGVRGATLVPCDLDRGVSSPREETGTFEFRGGAVLVSSGGIGGNPDLVRRYWPTDRMGDAPRDLILGVPEHVDGRMLEISGSAGANLINRDRMWHYTEGVANFAPIWPSHAIRIIPGPSTLWLDATGARMPVPLFPGFHTTASVEAIRRTGFDYSWFVLDSAIAEKEFVLSGSEQNPEMTDKVVTKFLSRAKKGLPASVGAFAEKGVDWVVADSLEELVAGMNELVGGDEPELDVESVREFVLSMDGQMDNPFAKDAQVQAIHNSRRVLTDKLTRIAKPHKLLADSGAGKGSAAGSGGPLIAIKVHLMTRKTLGGIETTLDSQCLRPDGEPFPGLYAAGEVAGFGGGGVHGYNSLEGTFLGGCIFSGMKAGRAMAREV; this is encoded by the coding sequence ATGACCAACTTCTCGTCGCGCCCCGGCCGCACAGCCGGGGAGGCCCGTCCCGTCCGCCCCGTCTACCCCTCGTACGCCCCGCCGTCCGCCTCGACCGCGGCCAACGCCGGGCCGCTCCCGGCTCCCGAACCCGGGTTCGAGCCCGACATCATCGTGGTGGGTCACGGGCTGGCGGGGCTGGTGGCCACCTACGAGGCGAGCCGGGCGGGCAAGAAGATTCTCGTGGTGGATCAGGAGAACGAGAAGAACCTGGGCGGGCAGGCGTACTGGTCACTCGGCGGCCTGTTCCTGGTGGACACCCCCGAGCAGCGGCGTATCGGCATTCACGACTCACTGGACCTGGCGTGGCGCGACTGGCTCGGGTCGGCCGCCTTCGACCGGCCGGAGGATCACTGGCCCCGTCGGTGGGCGCGGGCGTACGTGGAGTTCGCGGCGGGGGAGAAGCGGACGTACCTCAACGCGCTGGGGCTCAAGATCATCCCCACCGTCGGCTGGGCGGAACGTGGTGGCGGGGACGTGGGGGGCCACGGCAACTCCGTGCCGCGCTTCCACGTGACCTGGGGCACGGGGCCCGAGGTGGTGCGGATCTTCGAGGAACCGGTTCGCGCGGCCGCCGCCGAGGGGCTGGTGCGGTTCGCGGTGCGGCACCGGGTCGACGAGATCGTGGTCGAGGACGGTCGGGCGGTCGGCGTCCGCGGGGCCACCCTGGTCCCGTGCGATCTGGACCGCGGGGTGTCCTCGCCCCGCGAGGAGACCGGGACCTTCGAGTTCCGCGGCGGCGCCGTGCTCGTGTCCTCGGGCGGGATCGGCGGCAACCCGGACCTGGTGCGCCGGTACTGGCCGACGGACCGGATGGGGGACGCGCCGCGGGACCTCATCCTGGGGGTCCCGGAGCACGTCGACGGCCGCATGCTCGAGATCTCGGGCTCGGCGGGAGCGAATCTCATCAACCGCGACCGGATGTGGCACTACACCGAGGGGGTCGCCAACTTCGCGCCCATCTGGCCCTCTCACGCCATCCGCATCATCCCGGGCCCGTCGACGCTGTGGCTGGACGCCACGGGCGCGCGGATGCCCGTGCCGCTGTTCCCGGGGTTCCACACCACCGCCTCCGTCGAGGCCATCCGCCGGACCGGGTTCGACTACTCGTGGTTCGTCCTGGACTCGGCCATCGCGGAGAAGGAGTTCGTGCTCTCCGGTTCCGAGCAGAATCCGGAGATGACCGACAAGGTGGTCACGAAGTTCCTGTCCCGCGCCAAGAAGGGGCTGCCGGCGTCGGTCGGCGCATTCGCCGAGAAGGGCGTGGACTGGGTGGTGGCCGACTCCCTGGAGGAGCTGGTCGCCGGGATGAACGAGCTGGTCGGTGGGGACGAGCCCGAGCTCGACGTGGAGAGTGTGCGTGAGTTCGTCCTGTCGATGGACGGCCAGATGGACAACCCCTTTGCCAAGGACGCGCAGGTGCAGGCCATCCACAACTCTCGCCGGGTGCTCACCGACAAGCTCACCCGCATCGCCAAGCCGCACAAGCTGCTCGCGGACTCGGGCGCCGGCAAGGGATCCGCTGCTGGCTCGGGTGGCCCGCTGATCGCGATCAAGGTGCACCTCATGACCCGCAAGACCCTGGGCGGGATCGAGACCACGCTGGACTCCCAGTGTCTGCGACCGGACGGGGAGCCCTTCCCCGGTCTGTACGCGGCGGGGGAGGTCGCCGGTTTCGGTGGCGGCGGGGTCCACGGCTACAACTCGCTCGAGGGCACCTTCCTCGGCGGCTGCATCTTCTCCGGGATGAAGGCCGGGCGGGCGATGGCGCGGGAGGTCTGA
- a CDS encoding Sir2 family NAD-dependent protein deacetylase — MRIRDTAWTPAARTDPDRDLSARAAAVADLMRGRRTTILTGAGISTPSGIPDYRGPDSPARTPMTFQQFVGDPGFRRHYWARNHLGWRHMEAARPNAAHALLVDWERRGLVHGVITQNVDLLHLKAGSRRLVDLHGTYAVVTCLDCGLRQSRWALHEELDRLNPGFAERVATRGAIEVAPDADAVLADTADFRMVDCRRCSGVLKPDIVYFGENVPAHRVAAANDLVDESDLVIVVGSSLTVRSGYRFVRRAVTTGTPVVVINRGHTRAHSEATLTIDGDCVDVLALVDQAL, encoded by the coding sequence GTGAGGATCCGGGACACGGCCTGGACTCCCGCCGCGCGCACCGATCCGGACCGGGACCTGTCGGCGCGGGCGGCCGCGGTCGCCGACCTCATGCGGGGCCGGCGCACCACGATTCTCACCGGCGCGGGGATCTCCACCCCCTCCGGGATCCCGGACTACCGCGGCCCCGACTCCCCCGCCCGGACTCCCATGACCTTCCAGCAGTTCGTCGGTGACCCCGGGTTCCGGCGCCACTACTGGGCCCGCAACCACCTGGGTTGGCGACACATGGAGGCCGCCCGGCCCAACGCGGCCCACGCGCTGCTGGTCGACTGGGAGCGCCGGGGGCTGGTCCACGGCGTCATCACCCAGAACGTCGACCTGCTCCACCTCAAGGCGGGCAGCCGCCGGCTCGTGGACCTCCACGGCACCTACGCCGTGGTGACGTGCCTCGACTGCGGGCTGCGCCAGAGCAGGTGGGCACTGCACGAGGAGCTCGACCGCCTCAACCCCGGGTTCGCGGAGCGGGTGGCCACACGCGGCGCCATCGAGGTCGCCCCGGACGCGGACGCCGTTCTCGCCGACACCGCGGACTTCCGCATGGTGGACTGCCGCCGGTGTTCGGGAGTGCTCAAACCCGACATCGTCTACTTCGGGGAGAACGTTCCGGCGCACCGCGTGGCCGCGGCCAACGACCTGGTCGACGAGTCCGACCTCGTCATCGTCGTCGGGTCCTCTCTCACCGTCCGGTCCGGGTACCGGTTCGTGCGGCGTGCGGTGACCACCGGCACGCCCGTGGTCGTGATCAACCGCGGCCACACCCGGGCGCACTCAGAGGCCACCCTGACGATCGACGGCGACTGCGTGGACGTGCTCGCCCTCGTCGACCAGGCCCTGTAG
- a CDS encoding NAD(P)/FAD-dependent oxidoreductase, whose amino-acid sequence MTTVTESDRRRLHSAVRAGNVPTLLAVLLELTADERWMAPRYQPTRSRGMDDNATGGLPDGIQAEIQDAVIDAVERWWESGRPPRPEVGHSDVERLLNFTCGETVPPDFAPMMAEIVNGPRIAPAAAAPDERLHAIVIGAGIAGMMASVELTRAGIPHVILEKNDDVGGSWWENRYPGAGVDTPSHLYSISSFPHNWSTHFGKRDEVQGYLEAFAEANDIRQHVRFRHEVTRAQFDESGQSWRVTVRRPDGGSEVLEAPILISAVGLLNRPKVPNLPGMEGFRGRLFHSAEWPSDLDEPDALRGKRVGIVGAGASAMQIGPAIADRVGSLTVFQRSPQWIAPNDDYFATIDEDVHWLMDHVPGYREWYRARLSWIFNDKVYPTLQVDPEWPEPSASINATNHGHRRFYERYLRDQLGDRDDLIEASLPDYPPFGKRMLLDNGWFAMLRKPQVTLVPRGVEEVTPSGLVDSDGVEHELDIIVMATGFHSVRILYPMDIVGRSGRSTREIWGDHDARAYLGITVPDFPNFFIMTGPNTGLGHGGSFITILECQVRYIMDALRLMRTQDLGTLECRSEVNERYNESVDRQHAQMVWTHPAMENWYRNPDGRVVSVLPWRINDYWAMTNKVDPSDFHTEPVRATPARAAATGR is encoded by the coding sequence ATGACCACAGTCACTGAATCGGACCGTCGCCGCCTCCATTCGGCGGTCCGCGCGGGCAACGTCCCCACCCTGCTCGCCGTCCTACTGGAGCTGACGGCCGACGAGCGGTGGATGGCACCCCGCTATCAGCCCACCCGCAGTCGGGGCATGGACGACAACGCGACCGGGGGCCTTCCGGACGGGATCCAGGCCGAGATCCAGGACGCGGTGATCGACGCTGTCGAGCGCTGGTGGGAGTCGGGGAGGCCTCCCCGGCCGGAGGTCGGGCACTCGGACGTCGAACGGCTGCTCAACTTCACCTGCGGCGAGACCGTGCCGCCGGACTTCGCCCCGATGATGGCGGAGATCGTCAACGGGCCGCGGATCGCGCCGGCTGCCGCCGCACCCGACGAGCGCCTCCACGCGATCGTGATCGGCGCCGGCATCGCGGGGATGATGGCCTCGGTGGAGCTCACCCGTGCCGGCATCCCCCACGTGATCCTGGAGAAGAACGACGACGTGGGCGGTTCCTGGTGGGAGAACCGCTATCCCGGAGCCGGGGTGGACACCCCCAGCCACCTTTATTCGATCTCCTCCTTCCCCCACAACTGGTCCACGCACTTCGGCAAGCGCGACGAGGTCCAGGGTTACCTCGAGGCCTTCGCGGAGGCGAACGACATCCGTCAGCACGTCCGGTTCCGCCACGAGGTCACGCGCGCGCAGTTCGACGAGTCAGGGCAGTCATGGCGCGTGACGGTCCGTCGGCCTGACGGTGGATCGGAGGTCCTGGAGGCACCGATCCTCATCAGTGCGGTCGGCCTTCTCAACCGCCCCAAGGTCCCGAACCTCCCGGGAATGGAGGGTTTCCGGGGTCGTCTCTTCCATTCCGCCGAGTGGCCGAGCGACCTCGACGAGCCGGACGCCCTGCGGGGCAAGAGGGTGGGCATCGTGGGGGCGGGCGCCAGCGCGATGCAGATCGGCCCGGCCATCGCGGACCGGGTCGGTTCCCTGACGGTCTTCCAACGCTCACCGCAGTGGATCGCCCCCAACGACGACTACTTCGCGACCATCGACGAGGACGTGCACTGGCTGATGGACCACGTCCCCGGGTACCGGGAGTGGTACCGCGCCAGACTGTCGTGGATCTTCAACGACAAGGTCTACCCCACCCTCCAGGTGGACCCCGAGTGGCCGGAGCCGAGCGCCTCGATCAACGCGACCAACCACGGGCACCGCAGATTCTACGAACGCTACCTCCGCGATCAACTGGGCGACCGCGACGACCTCATCGAGGCGTCACTGCCGGACTATCCCCCCTTCGGCAAGCGGATGTTGCTGGACAACGGCTGGTTCGCGATGTTGCGCAAGCCCCAGGTCACGCTGGTCCCCCGCGGGGTCGAGGAGGTGACGCCCTCCGGACTGGTCGACTCAGACGGCGTCGAGCACGAGCTGGACATCATCGTCATGGCGACCGGCTTCCACAGCGTGCGGATCCTCTACCCGATGGACATCGTGGGCAGATCGGGGCGCTCCACCAGGGAGATCTGGGGGGACCACGACGCGCGCGCGTATCTCGGCATCACGGTTCCCGATTTCCCCAACTTCTTCATCATGACCGGGCCCAACACGGGCCTGGGCCACGGCGGCAGCTTCATCACCATCCTGGAATGCCAGGTCAGGTACATCATGGATGCGCTACGGCTGATGCGCACGCAGGACCTCGGCACGCTGGAGTGCCGCAGCGAGGTCAACGAACGCTACAACGAGTCCGTCGACCGGCAGCACGCGCAGATGGTGTGGACCCATCCGGCGATGGAGAACTGGTACCGCAACCCGGACGGTCGCGTCGTGTCGGTGCTGCCCTGGCGCATCAACGACTACTGGGCCATGACCAACAAGGTCGACCCATCGGACTTCCACACCGAACCGGTCCGCGCCACGCCGGCCCGGGCCGCCGCCACCGGGCGGTGA
- a CDS encoding AAA family ATPase — translation MSRDGVLDPRPLVRVTVDPQLVPRAGSWPYSVPAVSALVREGLELDALTVLVGENGSGKSTIVEAVAMAFGLNAEGGSTGARNSTWASESPLHDALRLVRGGGAPRWGYFVRAETLHGLFTYLQATGPGQDFHARSHGEAFWDLLDSRFTGGGLFVLDEPEAGLSFDAQLRLVALLLDLAGRRSTQVLMATHSPILASVPGAAVYELSEEGMSRRRWEDLAMVDHYRRYLAAPERYLRHLLE, via the coding sequence GTGAGTCGAGACGGCGTGCTGGACCCGCGGCCGCTGGTCCGCGTCACGGTGGACCCCCAGCTCGTGCCGCGCGCCGGGTCGTGGCCGTACTCGGTCCCCGCGGTATCGGCTCTGGTGCGCGAAGGGTTGGAGCTGGACGCCCTCACCGTCCTGGTGGGGGAGAACGGGTCCGGTAAGTCCACGATCGTCGAGGCGGTGGCCATGGCGTTCGGCCTCAACGCCGAGGGCGGGTCCACCGGCGCCCGGAACTCGACGTGGGCGTCGGAGTCCCCGTTGCACGACGCGCTGCGACTGGTGCGCGGGGGCGGGGCGCCCCGGTGGGGCTACTTCGTGAGGGCCGAGACCCTCCACGGCCTGTTCACCTACCTCCAGGCGACGGGGCCGGGGCAGGACTTCCACGCGCGCAGCCACGGCGAGGCGTTCTGGGACCTGCTGGACTCACGGTTCACCGGCGGCGGGCTGTTCGTGTTGGACGAGCCCGAGGCGGGGTTGTCCTTCGACGCCCAACTCCGGCTGGTCGCGCTGCTGCTCGACCTGGCCGGCCGTCGGAGCACCCAGGTGCTCATGGCCACCCACTCGCCGATCCTGGCCTCCGTGCCGGGGGCGGCGGTATACGAGTTGTCGGAGGAGGGGATGAGCCGTCGCCGCTGGGAGGACCTGGCGATGGTGGACCACTACCGCCGGTATCTCGCGGCGCCCGAGCGGTATCTGCGTCATCTCCTGGAGTGA
- the proB gene encoding glutamate 5-kinase, which yields MTGEPELRRRIGTARRVVVKIGSSAITSVGGGIRRPQLDALADVCQARMAAGSDVFVVSSGAIGAGMSPLGMTTRPATLSAKQAAASVGQLELARAWGDSFSRYDRVVGQVLLTAGDIGRRESAANAQRTLDRLRTLGAVPVVNENDTVATNEIRFGDNDRLAALVAHLISADALVLLSDVDALYDSDPRKGDATAVTMVSGAADLDGVVAGAGGALGTGGMASKLAAARLAADAGIPVLLTAAELASEALADEPRVGTVFAPRPERMTARRFWVRHAADARGAVILDDGAVRAVTGSRRSLLLAGVTGVDGLFHFGDVIEMRDPAGQTVARGIAQYDSIEVRSRLADRAAGRGTAGQGRPLVHADDLVAL from the coding sequence GTGACCGGTGAACCGGAGCTGCGGCGCCGGATAGGCACGGCCCGCCGAGTGGTCGTCAAGATCGGGTCCTCGGCCATCACGAGCGTCGGTGGTGGGATCCGCCGGCCGCAGCTCGACGCCCTGGCCGATGTCTGTCAGGCGCGCATGGCCGCGGGGTCGGACGTCTTCGTGGTCTCGTCCGGGGCGATCGGAGCGGGGATGTCCCCACTGGGAATGACCACCCGCCCCGCGACCCTGTCCGCCAAGCAGGCCGCCGCGAGCGTGGGCCAGCTGGAGCTGGCCCGGGCCTGGGGGGACTCCTTCTCCCGATACGACCGCGTGGTGGGGCAGGTCCTGCTGACGGCCGGCGACATCGGGCGCCGGGAGAGCGCCGCCAACGCGCAACGCACCCTGGATCGTCTCCGCACACTCGGCGCGGTCCCGGTGGTCAACGAGAACGACACGGTGGCCACCAACGAGATCCGTTTCGGGGACAACGACCGCCTGGCCGCGTTGGTGGCCCACCTCATCAGCGCCGATGCGCTGGTCCTGCTCTCGGACGTGGACGCCCTGTACGACTCGGACCCGCGGAAGGGCGACGCCACCGCGGTGACGATGGTGTCGGGTGCGGCCGACCTCGACGGGGTGGTGGCCGGGGCCGGCGGGGCCCTGGGGACCGGCGGGATGGCCTCCAAGCTCGCGGCCGCACGGCTCGCCGCCGACGCCGGCATCCCGGTGCTGCTCACCGCGGCCGAGCTGGCCTCGGAGGCACTGGCCGACGAGCCGCGGGTGGGCACGGTGTTCGCACCCCGGCCCGAGCGGATGACCGCGCGTCGGTTCTGGGTCCGCCACGCAGCCGACGCGCGGGGCGCGGTGATCCTGGACGACGGCGCGGTGCGTGCCGTCACCGGGTCGCGGCGCTCGCTGCTGCTGGCGGGTGTGACCGGCGTCGACGGGCTGTTCCACTTCGGCGACGTGATCGAGATGCGCGATCCCGCCGGTCAGACCGTCGCGAGGGGGATCGCCCAGTACGACTCGATCGAGGTGCGCTCGCGACTGGCCGACCGCGCCGCGGGCAGAGGTACGGCGGGCCAGGGACGTCCGCTCGTGCACGCCGACGACCTGGTGGCGCTCTAG
- the obgE gene encoding GTPase ObgE encodes MSRFVDRVVLHLAAGDGGRGCTSVHREKFKPLGGPDGGNGGSGGDVVLVVDPQVHTLLDFHFRPHARAGKGQPGMGANRNGARGEDLVLAVPPGTVVLDEDGQVLADLVGAGTRFVAAEGGKGGLGNAALASRARKAPGFALLGEPGEVRDLTLELKSMADVGLVGFPSAGKSSLVSVLSAAKPKIADYPFTTLAPNLGVVSVGDDTFTIADVPGLIPGASEGRGLGLDFLRHIERTAVLAHVVDCANLESDRDPVSDVDALEAELAAYQPELASAGLGDLADRPRVVVLNKIDVPDAADMAEMVTAHFEAKGWPVYAISAVAHRGLDELRYGLYELIKAHRKANPPAAPERIVLRPRAVDGVEFTVRKDPDEAGAFVVSGSKPERWIRQTDFANDEAVGFLADRLARLGVEDALIKAGAQAGCAVTIGDVSFDWEPQTPAGVDLMRTGRGTDIRLESDERVGAQERKYRKRVRRGLIDPDEEILE; translated from the coding sequence ATGTCGAGATTCGTCGACCGCGTAGTGCTCCACCTCGCGGCGGGGGACGGCGGCCGCGGCTGCACGTCCGTGCACCGGGAGAAGTTCAAACCGCTCGGTGGGCCTGACGGGGGCAACGGCGGTAGCGGCGGCGACGTCGTGCTGGTGGTGGACCCGCAGGTCCACACCCTGCTCGACTTCCACTTCCGCCCCCACGCCCGGGCGGGTAAGGGGCAGCCCGGCATGGGGGCCAACCGCAACGGCGCCCGCGGTGAGGACCTCGTCCTGGCGGTACCGCCCGGGACCGTCGTCCTCGACGAGGACGGGCAGGTGCTGGCCGATCTGGTCGGCGCCGGGACCCGCTTCGTGGCGGCCGAGGGCGGCAAGGGCGGGCTCGGCAACGCCGCGCTCGCCTCGAGGGCCCGCAAGGCCCCCGGGTTCGCCCTGCTCGGTGAACCCGGCGAGGTCCGCGACCTGACCCTCGAACTCAAGTCCATGGCGGACGTCGGACTGGTCGGGTTCCCCTCGGCGGGCAAGTCGTCGCTCGTGTCGGTGCTGTCCGCGGCCAAACCCAAGATCGCCGACTACCCGTTCACCACCCTGGCGCCCAACCTCGGCGTGGTCTCGGTGGGCGACGACACGTTCACCATCGCGGACGTGCCCGGGCTCATCCCCGGAGCCAGCGAGGGACGCGGTCTGGGCCTGGACTTCCTGCGCCACATCGAACGCACGGCCGTCCTCGCGCACGTGGTGGACTGCGCGAACCTCGAGTCCGACCGCGACCCCGTCTCGGATGTCGACGCACTCGAGGCCGAGCTCGCCGCCTACCAACCGGAGCTCGCCAGCGCCGGGCTGGGCGACCTGGCCGACCGGCCCCGGGTCGTGGTGCTCAACAAGATCGACGTTCCGGACGCCGCCGACATGGCCGAGATGGTCACCGCCCACTTCGAGGCCAAGGGCTGGCCGGTGTACGCGATCTCCGCGGTCGCGCACCGGGGCCTGGACGAGTTGCGGTACGGGCTGTACGAGCTCATCAAGGCCCATCGCAAAGCGAACCCGCCTGCGGCGCCCGAGCGGATCGTCCTCCGGCCCAGGGCCGTGGACGGGGTCGAGTTCACGGTCCGGAAGGATCCGGACGAGGCCGGTGCCTTCGTGGTGTCGGGATCCAAACCCGAACGTTGGATCCGCCAGACCGACTTCGCCAACGACGAGGCCGTGGGCTTCCTCGCCGACCGCCTGGCCCGGCTGGGTGTCGAGGACGCGCTCATCAAGGCCGGGGCGCAGGCGGGTTGCGCGGTCACCATCGGCGACGTCTCGTTCGACTGGGAGCCCCAGACCCCGGCGGGCGTGGACCTCATGCGCACCGGGCGTGGCACGGACATCCGGTTGGAGTCCGACGAGCGCGTGGGCGCCCAGGAGCGCAAGTACCGCAAGCGGGTGCGCCGCGGCCTGATCGATCCCGACGAGGAGATCCTGGAGTGA